Proteins encoded by one window of Drosophila melanogaster chromosome X:
- the e(y)3 gene encoding enhancer of yellow 3, isoform E encodes MNDLRQQQMVAATSSSGSESGTAVESAAATSTAGSAGAAGRPQSNCSANSNAKSVAASSTSEEEQRVSSTSSPAQRDQQLNADRDREQEPEPQQQQQREEALQHQHNQPGHITSTTASPPPTLPPPTTPCDDAPSTTGASASASSASGEAPSAASAAGAAGGPMAATALEVESEERDGHKIILKLSKHANPNSNANESQPGGDERRVEPLRIQLPCGGAEGGLVAKQQDAFDADASSCSSSCAEDEVATTLGQQLRNTPHIVPKLTIRAANERRVGSVVPKLTIKLPENPAASGSNSNSGSCSAAVSGAQSAMPAKNDAHLSSLSPASASSSSASSSSSSSSSSSLAEMQTVPKLMIKTTLAGSSCISSSEELPQQQQQIPKLTIKTGGGGQEHVHTVIMTHDLNNAQSIPKLTIKTKSIEMIEDEQAAKLEQQLQPLPKLTIKNLCSPKHKVRAVLEEKPPTAASKLAIPKPTPNPTPAPMTNGGESNSSSQEFCGFSDPDADIAAPASDDVRRNSDDMVIDDSLSKEHDPKIFHNLPPMPASNGIASGGSKASKASKSAQSQHNVVDMVDLTSSPSPGSSPTHVPNNFTGRISPKGLLIDCLRMQTAIGCYVPEEADSRVRPAASPNSNILLSQLTAPAKSFTTTTPKSKSSKYPQLTERLMANGSGTGGGSVIAAESEAVVGPLPAANPAQSIIESIEILDTPDGSPRVAYMDEDSNPMLNKHLQTIHKLAMDHGVEQRMDTQDNNNENHLKRTNSEGNESPSSRLPPSKQRRLDNDENDQQTQNCHDPARKCSESLQALPPSHRSRKQKHERILNTDLEGSLFPPTQQQSISTPDQNGALSSEVEGEDAKAQDPLEPATPQPPPVATPAGTGKKRGRPKRIQNQSSPDGGGAVTPKPGTPQEEANSAVKSRRVQLLRKRLAIDMVSVGQEQADMKAKEKESSVGVPNARVEDGLAETLESPKTRDHRPLRATRRTTTSTNTNLQPTPKSTRKRQSKASVQQSQLPPPTMAQFGSSESESNNNNNSSISFALSAQIDLTMCSSSSSTSSGAAANQQVIGGSGSSSMLPPTTILSSSDPLPDVIFQPNDFSSIMATQQLRSSRPSSISCGSTGGSQPDCHDEDNYTSALDNSGDETALPMPPTRGRGRGRRSRGGRGRGSSSVDRAVSVGGTASTTPATQPRAPRMSRGASAVAKAIAMSRPRCVGGLKHQPDPERLKGLFSPSPQVFEEDTRMSADLSNSNQSMASLMEPPLTPQKQPDFLNNEESQSSMVSNVSMMDSNQGQSADAILGSALKRPKKKKMETCVAEDTDYSASSIAEYDWPPPKGCCPSKNRDTFMIQEQVALYLGITSFKRKYPDLPRRSVDMEERNWLQEKGLVSEKLCDLGITAVWASDILDIMYADFFDKYEEYKEYIRRKHLREIEAKQKALGLTVGAGRGLQARDRAMLSATKWNAYFNKSRKDERQSCMDLQTFTINQPQPRTAPTCTRLERSTSDLIRAVAEEANIPAPPNLLPPRDYDEAFRNSDYAYPLTVVPDQFSMAYRQFEPAELRAYPLDTALDKPPTDLMAQLLQAKSEAVGSDEIKTSAPAPKDLGQEQSAIKSVTVTAPVRRSRRSTRQQTDKVRTASSSSTSSAQSVSSASSGNGSSSDTESGDESDFSSTSSCSSSTGASSGAGSEDEDGNECSSSVRLSTCGVCLRSQHRNARDMPEAFIRCYTCRKRVHPSCVDMPPRMVGRVRNYNWQCAGCKCCIKCRSSQRPGKMLYCEQCDRGYHIYCLGLRTVPDGRWSCERCCFCMRCGATKPEGLPQVAALSQASGGPSANGDRSKAARNKRLKWVHEYRIDHVTKIREHAAMFCVPCARNKPAKRQSAAGAAGAAAVTPVLEATSAQTDDSPMPSPGLTTNGGRALSPTAALSPKAAVPVASLPPVLEATTVTTNIAGTIGRRQAGNAVNITTMQCSSSSSSNFSGNGVTEDAANVTATGTATAAAGAPAATPIGIAPPPVVA; translated from the exons ATGAATGATTTACGTCAGCAGCAGATGGTAGCAGCGACATCGTCATCAGGATCGGAATCGGGAACAGCGGTAGAATCGGCAGCCGCCACGTCCACAGCAGGATCAGCCGGAGCAGCAGGTCGCCCCCAGTCTAACTGTAGCGCTAATAGCAACGCCAAGTCAGTGGCAGCGAGCAGCACgagcgaggaggagcagcgaGTTAGCTCCACGTCGTCGCCAGCCCAGCGGGATCAGCAGCTGAATGCAGATCGGGACCGGGAACAGGAGCCagagccacagcagcagcagcagcgggagGAGGCACTGCAGCACCAGCATAATCAGCCCGGCCATATAACCAGCACCACAGCGTCGCCTCCGCCGACGCTGCCACCGCCGACGACGCCGTGCGACGATGCCCCAAGCACAACTGGAGCATCTGCATCGGCCAGCTCAGCATCCGGAGAAgcaccatcagcagcatcagcagcggGAGCAGCAGGTGGACCGATGGCCGCTACGGCGCTTGAGGTAGAGAGCGAGGAGCGGGATGGACATAAGATCATCCTGAAGCTCTCCAAGCACGCCAATCCCAACTCAAACGCAAATGAATCTCAGCCGGGCGGAGATGAGAGGCGCGTGGAGCCCCTGCGCATTCAGCTGCCCTGCGGCGGAGCGGAAGGAGGCTTGGTTGCGAAGCAGCAAGATGCCTTCGATGCGGACGCCTCTTCCTGCTCCTCGTCGTGCGCCGAGGACGAGGTGGCTACCACCCTCGGCCAACAACTACGAAACACCCCGCACATTGTGCCAAAGCTGACCATCCGCGCCGCGAACGAGAGGCGCGTAGGCAGCGTGGTGCCTAAGCTGACCATCAAGTTGCCTGAGAATCCGGCTGCTTCCggctccaactccaactctGGATCGTGCTCAGCAGCTGTGAGTGGCGCCCAGTCAGCTATGCCCGCCAAGAACGATGCCCACCTGTCCAGCCTCTCGCCCGCATCCGCCTCGTCTTCATCtgcctcgtcctcctcctcatcgtcgtcgtcgtcctcacTGGCGGAGATGCAGACGGTGCCCAAGCTGATGATCAAGACAACGCTAGCCGGTAGTAGCTGCATCAGCAGCAGTGAGGAGcttccgcagcagcagcagcagatacCAAAGTTAACAATCAAGACAGGTGGCGGCGGTCAGGAGCACGTGCACACGGTCATAATGACGCACGACCTAAACAACGCCCAGAGCATCCCCAAACTCACCATTAAAACCAAATCCATAGAGATGATCGAGGACGAACAGGCGGCTAAGCTGGAGCAGCAATTGCAGCCGCTGCCCAAGCTGACCATCAAGAACTTATGCTCACCGAAGCACAAGGTGCGTGCAGTGCTCGAGGAGAAGCCACCAACGGCGGCCTCCAAGCTGGCTATCCCAAAACCCACGCCCAATCCCACGCCGGCTCCCATGACGAATGGCGGCGAGTCGAACAGCAGTAGTCAGGAATTCTGCGGCTTCTCCGACCCAGACGCAGATATAGCTGCGCCAGCCTCGGACGACGTTCGCCGCAATTCGGACGACATGGTGATCGACGATTCGCTCTCCAAGGAGCACGATCCCAAGATTTTTCACAATCTACCGCCCATGCCCGCCAGCAACGGCATAGCCAGCGGTGGGAGTAAGGCCAGTAAAGCCAGCAAGTCTGCCCAATCCCAGCACAACGTTGTGGACATGGTGGACCTGACCTCGTCACCGTCGCCGGGCTCTTCGCCAACGCATGTGCCTAACAACTTCACGGGACGCATTTCGCCGAAAGGGTTGCTCATCGACTGCCTGCGGATGCAAACTGCGATCGGCTGTTATGTGCCCGAGGAGGCCGACAGTCGCGTTAGGCCAGCTGCGTCGCCCAATTCGAACATATTGCTTAGCCAGCTGACGGCACCGGCTAAAAGCTTCACAACGACCACGCCTAAAAGCAAATCCAGCAAGTATCCCCAGCTAACGGAGCGCCTGATGGCGAATGGAAGCGGTACCGGTGGGGGATCTGTTATTGCTGCAGAAAGCGAGGCAGTCGTTGGTCCCTTGCCCGCCGCGAATCCCGCCCAATCCATAATCGAGTCCATTGAAATCCTGGACACGCCTGATGGCAGCCCGAGGGTAGCCTACATGGACGAGGATTCTAACCCGATGCTCAACAAACATCTCCAAACTATTCACAAGCTCGCAATGGATCACGGAGTGGAACAGCGTATGGATACCcaggacaacaacaacgagaacCACTTGAAACGCACTAACAGCGAGGGAAACGAATCTCCCAGCAGTAGA CTCCCTCCCAGCAAACAGCGACGTCTGGACAACGACGAGAACGACCAGCAGACGCAGAATTGCCACGATCCCGCCAGAAAGTGCAGTGAATCACTGCAGGCGCTTCCGCCGTCACATCGCTCGCGCAAGCAGAAGCACGAGCGAATCCTGAACACAGATCTGGAGGGTTCGCTTTTTCCACCCACCCAACAGCAGTCGATTTCAACGCCGGATCAAAATGGAGCCTTGTCCTCGGAGGTCGAAGGCGAGGACGCAAAGGCGCAAGATCCGCTAGAACCGGCGACGCCTCAGCCCCCACCGGTAGCGACGCCGGCAGGAACGGGCAAGAAGCGTGGGCGGCCGAAGCGTATCCAAAACCAGAGCTCGCCGGATGGTGGAGGTGCAGTTACTCCCAAACCCGGCACTCCACAGGAGGAGGCCAACAGCGCTGTCAAGTCGCGTCGCGTACAACTGCTGCGCAAGCGACTGGCCATCGACATGGTGAGCGTGGGCCAAGAGCAGGCGGACATGAAAGCTAAGGAAAAGGAGTCGTCTGTGGGCGTGCCAAATGCAAGAGTTGAAGACGGGCTTGCCGAAACTCTGGAATCTCCAAAGACTCGCGACCATCGCCCCCTGAGAGCCACGCGCCGCACCACGACCAGCACAAACACCAACCTGCAGCCCACGCCCAAGTCCACAAGGAAGCGCCAGAGCAAGGCCAGTGTCCAACAAAGCCAGTTGCCGCCGCCGACGATGGCTCAGTTCGGTAGTTCGGAGTCCGagtccaacaacaacaataatagcagcaTATCCTTTGCCCTGAGCGCGCAGATCGACCTCACAATGTGCTCGTCCAGTTCGTCGACCTCCTCTGGCGCTGCCGCCAACCAGCAGGTGATCGGTGGAAGTGGCAGCAGCTCGATGCTACCTCCGACGACGATTCTGTCTTCTTCGGATCCGCTGCCCGATGTCATCTTCCAGCCAAATGACTTCTCCTCTATCATGGCCACCCAGCAGCTGCGCTCCTCGCGCCCCTCAAGCATCAGCTGTGGCAGTACCGGCGGTAGCCAGCCGGACTGTCACGACGAGGACAACTACACCAGCGCGCTGGACAATTCCGGAG ACGAAACTGCGTTGCCTATGCCCCCCACGCGGGGACGTGGTCGTGGCCGGCGATCCAGGGGAGGCCGCGGTAGAGGATCTTCTTCGGTGGATCGGGCTGTCAGCGTCGGAGGCACAGCCTCCACAACGCCCGCCACGCAGCCTAGGGCCCCGCGAATGAGCCGAGGAGCAAGTGCCGTAGCAAAGGCCATCGCCATGAGTCGACCACGATGCGTGGGCGGCCTCAAGCACCAGCCCGATCCCGAGAGACTTAAAGGCTTGTTCAGTCCG TCGCCGCAAGTGTTTGAGGAGGACACGCGTATGAGcgccgatcttagcaacagCAATCAGTCGATGGCCAGCCTGATGGAACCCCCGCTAACGCCACAGAA GCAACCCGACTTCCTCAACAACGAGGAGTCACAGTCGTCCATGGTGAGCAATGTGAGCATGATGGACTCCAACCAGGGTCAGTCCGCCGACGCGATTCTGGGTTCTGCTCTCAAACGTccaaagaagaagaagatggAAACTTGCGTGGCCGAAGA CACCGACTACAGCGCCTCCAGCATCGCCGAGTACGACTGGCCACCGCCTAAAGGTTGCTGCCCATCAAAGAATCGGGACACCTTCATGATTCAAGAGCAGGTGGCGCTCTATCTGGGCATTACCAGCTTTAAGCGCAAGTACCCGGATCTGCCACGCCGATCGGTCGACATGGAGGAGCGCAATTGGCTGCAGGAGAAGGGGCTGGTTAGCGAGAAGTTGTGCGACCTGGGCATCACCGCTGTGTGGGCCTCCGACATATTGGACATCATGTACGCGGACTTTTTCGACAAGTACGAAGAGTACAAGGAGTACATTCGCAGAAAGCATTTGCGCGAGATCGAGGCTAAGCAGAAGGCCCTAGGACTCACAGTCGGGGCCGGACGAGGTCTGCAAGCTCGCGACCGTGCCATGCTTTCGGCCACCAAGTGGAACGCTTACTTCAACAAGTC CCGTAAGGATGAGCGCCAGTCCTGCATGGACCTGCAGACCTTCACGATAAATCAGCCGCAGCCAAGGACCGCGCCCACCTGTACACGCCTAGAGCGCTCCACTTCGGATTTGATACGGGCAGTGGCAGAAGAGGCGAATATCCCGGCACCGCCTAATCTCCTGCCACCCCGCGACTATGACGAGGCCTTCCGCAACTCAGACTACGCTTATCCACTCACGGTGGTACCGGACCAGTTCTCAATGGCCTACCGCCAGTTTGAGCCCGCCGAGCTCAG AGCCTACCCACTGGACACGGCGCTGGACAAGCCGCCGACCGATCTGATGGCTCAGCTGCTACAGGCAAAATCCGAAGCTGTAGGCAGCGATGAAATCAAAACGTCCGCCCCGGCCCCCAAGGATCTGGGGCAAGAGCAGTCCGCCATCAAATCCGTAACGGTAACGGCGCCCGTCCGACGCAGCAGAAGGTCCACACGCCAGCAGACGGACAAGGTTCGCACGGCTAGCAGCTCCAGCACGTCCTCCGCTCAATCGGTCTCATCCGCGTCCAGCGGCAACGGGAGCAGCAGTGATACG GAAAGCGGCGATGAAAGCGACTTTAGCAGCACATCGAGCTGCAGCAGTTCGACGGGTGCCTCAAGTGGAGCAGGCAGCGAGGACGAGGATGGGAACGAGTGCTCATCGTCGGTCAGGCTGTCCACCTGCGGCGTCTGTCTGCGCAGTCAGCATCGCAATGCTAGGGACATGCCGGAGGCTTTCATCCGCTGTTACACATGCCGAAAGCGCG TCCATCCCAGCTGCGTTGATATGCCACCGCGCATGGTGGGTCGCGTGAGGAACTACAATTGGCAGTGCGCCGGGTGCAAATGCTGCATCAAGTGCCGTAGCAGCCAACGTCCAGGAAAGATGCTCTATTGCGAGCAGTGCGACCGAGGCTACCACATCTACTGCTTGGGCCTCAGGACAGTCCCAGATG GGCGCTGGAGCTGTGAGCGCTGCTGTTTCTGCATGCGATGCGGGGCCACCAAGCCGGAGGGTCTGCCCCAGGTGGCCGCTCTGTCCCAGGCGTCCGGAGGACCGTCGGCCAACGGGGATCGCTCAAAGGCAGCGCGCAATAAGCGCTTGAAATGGGTGCACGAGTACCGCATCGATCATGTGACGAAGATCCGGGAGCACGCCGCCATGTTCTGCGTACCATGTGCGCGAAACAAGCCCGCCAAGCGGCAGTCGGCGGCGGGTGCGGCCGGTGCGGCAGCAGTTACTCCTGTCTTGGAGGCCACTTCCGCGCAAACGGATGACAGTCCGATGCCCAGTCCCGGCCTGACAACCAACGGAGGACGCGCCCTTTCGCCAACGGCGGCACTGAGTCCAAAGGCAGCTGTGCCCGTGGCATCGCTGCCGCCCGTTCTTGAAGCGACGACGGTGACCACAAATATTGCGGGAACGATAGGCAGACGGCAGGCGGGTAATGCTGTCAATATTACAACGAtgcagtgcagcagcagcagcagcagcaacttcagCGGGAACGGAGTCACCGAGGACGCGGCGAATGTCACTGCAACGGGAACGGCTACGGCGGCCGCAGGAGCACCCGCTGCCACTCCAATAGGCATAGCTCCGCCGCCCGTTGTTGCCTGA